A region of Legionella donaldsonii DNA encodes the following proteins:
- a CDS encoding penicillin-binding protein 1A has product MKKPAYFWRKGLWALTSLCFLLLVCAILLYLYLESQLPNVDSLKTVHLQVPLRVYTQDGLLIQEYGEKRRIPLTYEEIPPTLVRAVLATEDQRFFEHPGVDIFGLGRATVRMIQTGTKSQGGSTITMQVARNFFLTRKKTFLRKFNEILLAIKIDRELSKEKILELYLNKIYLGNRAYGVGAAAMVYYGKTLKELNLAELAMIAGLPQAPSTQNPIANPLAAKKRRDHVLERLLEEKYIDEKQYQEAINQPITAKYHSTNIEVSAPYVAEMIRQSLYEHFGPKAYTKGYKVYTTIKGPLQTAANKAVTDTLLAYDRRHGYRGPVAKISGVDDQSPDSLHKLLAQYPVVNELQPAVILAVGEKEATAATRHGQNFTIPWEGLSWARPALKHGWMGKSPTNAQQVVSVGDIVYVRYQNEQWYLTQIPQAEAALVALNPNNGSIEALVGGFNFQKSKFNRATQSERQPGSSFKPFIYAAALNKGYTLATLINDAPVVVDDPSQANLWRPHNVNLTFNGPTRLKDALVHSRNLVSIRVLDDIGFDYAINFITHFGFHKENLPKALSLALGSLSVSPMDLTAAYAVFANGGYKIEPYLIDHITDNDGKILLQAKPSVVCNNCDLNKADPATLAPRVIPADVAFLMNTALKGVIQQGTARAAKVLNRQDIAGKTGTTNDQVDAWFAGFNTELVVTTWVGFDNPQSLHEYAANLALPLWIDFMKVALANMPERELPQPPNIVAVRIDPKTGLLAKNNQPNAIVEYFREHEVPGAEDSTPSNSITASPDAGPDNQEQEQENLF; this is encoded by the coding sequence GGGCTCTCACTAGCCTTTGTTTTCTCCTTCTAGTGTGTGCAATTCTGCTTTACCTTTATCTTGAAAGCCAGCTTCCAAACGTGGACTCTCTGAAAACTGTACATTTGCAAGTCCCTCTGCGAGTCTATACACAAGATGGCTTACTGATCCAGGAATATGGTGAAAAGCGCCGTATACCACTTACTTACGAAGAAATTCCCCCAACACTGGTTCGTGCCGTATTAGCCACTGAAGATCAGCGTTTTTTTGAGCACCCTGGTGTCGACATTTTCGGTTTAGGACGCGCAACTGTTCGTATGATTCAAACCGGTACGAAATCGCAAGGGGGCAGTACAATCACTATGCAGGTAGCCCGTAATTTTTTCTTAACCCGTAAAAAAACCTTTTTACGTAAATTCAATGAGATTTTATTAGCTATTAAAATTGATCGTGAATTAAGTAAAGAAAAAATTCTGGAGCTCTATCTTAATAAAATATACCTTGGTAATCGCGCCTATGGAGTTGGTGCAGCAGCAATGGTCTATTATGGTAAAACTTTAAAAGAACTAAACCTGGCTGAATTAGCCATGATTGCAGGTTTGCCTCAAGCCCCATCAACTCAAAATCCCATCGCTAACCCGCTTGCTGCTAAAAAGCGACGTGATCATGTTCTGGAACGCTTGTTAGAAGAAAAATATATTGATGAAAAACAGTATCAAGAAGCCATTAATCAACCTATCACTGCCAAATACCATAGTACGAATATTGAGGTAAGCGCGCCTTACGTTGCCGAAATGATTCGTCAATCATTGTATGAGCATTTTGGTCCTAAAGCGTATACCAAGGGCTATAAAGTATACACAACGATCAAGGGTCCCCTACAAACCGCCGCGAATAAGGCTGTTACCGACACACTACTCGCCTACGATCGCCGGCATGGCTACCGCGGTCCCGTGGCCAAGATAAGTGGTGTCGATGATCAATCACCCGATTCCTTACATAAGTTGCTTGCCCAATACCCGGTCGTTAATGAGCTGCAACCTGCAGTTATATTAGCAGTGGGTGAAAAGGAAGCGACTGCCGCCACCCGACACGGTCAAAATTTTACAATTCCTTGGGAAGGCTTATCCTGGGCAAGACCAGCACTCAAACATGGCTGGATGGGTAAATCGCCAACTAACGCTCAACAAGTCGTTAGTGTTGGTGATATTGTCTATGTTCGTTATCAGAATGAACAATGGTACTTAACCCAGATTCCACAAGCAGAAGCGGCACTTGTCGCCTTAAACCCGAATAATGGATCCATAGAAGCCTTGGTAGGCGGCTTTAATTTCCAGAAAAGCAAGTTTAATCGCGCTACACAATCTGAGCGACAACCCGGCTCAAGTTTTAAACCCTTTATTTATGCAGCTGCTTTAAATAAAGGTTACACTTTAGCCACCCTCATTAATGATGCACCGGTAGTAGTTGATGATCCCAGCCAAGCGAATTTATGGCGCCCGCATAATGTGAATCTCACTTTTAATGGCCCTACCCGCCTTAAAGATGCCTTGGTTCACTCCCGCAATCTAGTCTCTATTCGAGTTTTAGATGATATAGGTTTTGATTATGCGATTAATTTCATTACCCACTTCGGTTTTCACAAAGAAAATCTTCCGAAAGCTTTATCACTGGCTTTAGGGAGCTTATCGGTGAGTCCGATGGATTTAACTGCTGCCTATGCTGTTTTTGCTAACGGTGGCTATAAAATCGAACCTTATTTGATTGATCATATCACCGACAATGACGGCAAAATTCTTCTACAAGCAAAACCCTCAGTGGTTTGTAATAATTGCGATCTAAACAAGGCTGACCCAGCTACACTTGCACCACGCGTGATTCCGGCTGATGTCGCTTTCTTAATGAATACTGCGTTAAAAGGAGTCATTCAGCAAGGTACTGCTCGGGCAGCGAAAGTATTAAATCGCCAGGACATTGCAGGCAAAACAGGAACAACCAATGATCAAGTCGATGCCTGGTTTGCTGGTTTTAATACGGAACTGGTTGTTACTACCTGGGTTGGATTTGACAATCCTCAGTCCTTGCACGAATACGCTGCAAACCTTGCTCTGCCACTATGGATTGATTTTATGAAGGTCGCCTTGGCCAACATGCCGGAGCGGGAATTACCCCAGCCACCAAATATTGTCGCTGTTCGTATTGATCCCAAAACGGGCTTACTGGCAAAAAATAACCAACCCAATGCCATTGTTGAATATTTTCGTGAACATGAGGTACCTGGAGCGGAGGATTCTACGCCTTCGAACTCCATAACAGCCTCGCCAGATGCAGGCCCAGATAATCAAGAACAAGAACAAGAGAATTTATTTTAG
- the ald gene encoding alanine dehydrogenase, giving the protein MFVGVPKEIKPQENRVGLVPGSVKEIVRTGSTVLVEKGAGLGIGISDEQYHAAGAEIVATADEVFERAELIVKVKEPQPVECRRLREGQTLFTYLHLAPDPQQTRLLKESGATAIAYETVTQNDGGLPLLTPMSQVAGRMSIQAGAHCLEMAQGGSGVLLGGVPGVAPANVVVIGGGVVGSNAVRMAMGMEARVTVIDKSLSRLHELDFQFGSKLNTIYSTVEALEHYVAEADLVIGAVLVPGASAPKLVTRTMLKTMRPGSVVVDVAIDQGGCFETSRPTTHHEPTYMVEDVVHYCVANMPGAVPRTSTFALNNATLPFVMSLVTKGVKLALLSDGHLLNGLNVHRGMITYEAVARELGYEYVAATDALAG; this is encoded by the coding sequence ATGTTTGTTGGCGTACCAAAAGAAATTAAACCACAGGAAAATCGTGTAGGACTTGTTCCTGGTAGTGTTAAAGAAATCGTGCGTACTGGCAGTACCGTCTTGGTGGAAAAAGGGGCTGGTTTAGGAATTGGTATCAGCGATGAGCAATATCATGCAGCCGGTGCTGAAATTGTCGCTACGGCAGACGAGGTATTTGAGCGAGCAGAATTGATTGTTAAGGTTAAAGAGCCGCAGCCTGTCGAGTGCCGACGTTTACGCGAAGGACAGACCTTATTTACCTATTTGCATTTAGCCCCTGATCCGCAGCAAACGCGATTACTTAAAGAATCTGGCGCCACCGCAATTGCCTATGAAACGGTGACTCAAAATGATGGTGGTTTACCCCTGTTAACCCCTATGTCACAGGTTGCCGGTCGCATGTCGATTCAGGCGGGTGCTCATTGTCTTGAAATGGCTCAAGGTGGAAGTGGCGTCCTATTAGGCGGGGTACCAGGCGTTGCTCCTGCGAATGTTGTTGTAATTGGCGGTGGTGTAGTAGGGTCGAATGCGGTGAGAATGGCAATGGGCATGGAAGCACGTGTAACCGTAATAGATAAATCCTTATCTCGTCTACATGAACTTGATTTTCAATTTGGTTCAAAATTAAATACTATTTATTCCACTGTGGAAGCTTTAGAACATTATGTTGCTGAGGCTGATTTGGTAATAGGCGCTGTCCTTGTTCCCGGAGCTTCCGCACCCAAATTAGTAACCCGTACCATGTTAAAAACAATGCGCCCGGGATCAGTGGTAGTGGATGTAGCAATTGACCAGGGTGGATGTTTTGAAACAAGTCGTCCAACCACTCACCATGAGCCTACCTATATGGTAGAAGATGTGGTGCATTACTGTGTAGCTAATATGCCTGGAGCTGTGCCACGAACCTCAACATTTGCTTTAAATAACGCAACCCTGCCTTTTGTCATGAGTTTAGTGACTAAGGGTGTGAAATTAGCACTATTAAGTGATGGTCATTTGTTAAATGGTCTTAATGTGCATAGAGGCATGATCACTTATGAAGCAGTGGCTCGTGAGCTTGGGTATGAGTATGTCGCTGCTACTGATGCGTTGGCAGGCTAA
- a CDS encoding electron transfer flavoprotein subunit alpha/FixB family protein, producing MSTLVIVEHDNKMMHPATRNTVAAALQLKENPVLLVVGHQCQTVAEQAATIAGVHAVWLVDSAVYAHPLAENMSELVIGMASSFSAILAPASTFGKNIAPRIAAKLDVAQISDVSRVIDQNTFEHPIYAGNAIETVRVLDSIKVLTIRTTAFDSINAEQSPCCIEHIDKIIQSTTSKFVRHELSRSERPDLGSAKIVVSGGRGLQSAEKFKLVEELADALGAAVGASRAAVDAGFVPNDYQVGQTGKVVAPTLYLAIGISGAVQHLAGMKDSKVIVAINKDEDAPIFQIANYGLVGDLFELVPQLIEQLKKRA from the coding sequence ATGAGCACTTTAGTAATCGTTGAACATGATAATAAAATGATGCATCCGGCAACACGTAATACGGTTGCTGCTGCCCTACAACTAAAAGAAAATCCAGTCTTACTGGTTGTTGGCCATCAATGTCAAACAGTCGCTGAACAGGCTGCAACAATAGCAGGTGTTCATGCAGTCTGGTTAGTTGACAGTGCTGTTTATGCTCATCCATTAGCGGAAAATATGAGTGAATTAGTCATTGGGATGGCTTCATCATTTTCTGCAATCCTGGCGCCAGCTTCTACCTTTGGTAAAAATATAGCACCGCGTATTGCTGCCAAACTTGATGTAGCACAGATTTCTGATGTAAGTCGCGTAATTGATCAAAATACGTTTGAGCATCCCATTTACGCAGGGAATGCAATTGAAACAGTCCGTGTTTTAGATAGTATAAAAGTACTGACTATTCGTACCACGGCTTTTGACAGTATCAATGCAGAGCAATCACCCTGTTGCATAGAACATATTGATAAGATAATTCAATCCACGACTAGCAAATTTGTTCGACATGAATTAAGCCGTTCAGAGCGACCTGATCTAGGTAGCGCCAAAATTGTTGTTTCGGGTGGGCGTGGTTTGCAGAGTGCAGAAAAATTTAAGTTAGTTGAAGAACTTGCTGATGCATTAGGCGCAGCGGTTGGTGCCTCCAGGGCAGCAGTAGATGCAGGTTTTGTCCCTAATGATTATCAAGTTGGTCAAACAGGGAAGGTAGTTGCGCCTACTCTATATCTGGCTATTGGGATTTCAGGGGCTGTGCAACATCTTGCTGGTATGAAAGACTCCAAAGTTATCGTTGCTATTAACAAGGATGAAGATGCGCCAATTTTCCAAATTGCTAATTATGGATTGGTTGGGGATTTATTTGAATTAGTACCACAACTCATTGAGCAATTAAAGAAGAGAGCCTGA
- a CDS encoding electron transfer flavoprotein subunit beta/FixA family protein, translated as MKTLVAVKRVIDPYVKVRVKSDNSGVETQNVKMSMNPFDEIAIEEAVRLQEQKHVTEIVAVSIGTDASQETLRHALALGADRAILIRSEKHLCSLNIAKILQKITLDEKPDLILMGKQSIDGDNNQTPQMLAALLNWPQATFASKLNINGRAVEVTREIDGGLETLAMDLPVIVSTDLRLNEPRYASLPNIMKAKRKPLDIIELDSMGLNLKEHIQVLTVTSPAARSGGVKLNSIEELLNKLQHEAKVL; from the coding sequence ATGAAAACTCTCGTTGCAGTGAAGCGTGTGATAGACCCTTATGTAAAAGTCCGAGTCAAGTCGGATAACAGTGGGGTAGAAACACAAAATGTCAAAATGTCCATGAATCCTTTTGATGAGATAGCAATAGAAGAAGCAGTTCGATTGCAAGAGCAAAAACATGTAACGGAAATAGTAGCTGTCTCAATAGGTACTGATGCGAGCCAGGAGACTTTACGTCATGCTTTAGCTCTTGGTGCTGATCGCGCAATTCTGATTCGTAGTGAGAAACATCTTTGTAGTCTTAATATTGCCAAGATTCTGCAAAAAATCACACTGGATGAAAAACCCGATTTGATTTTAATGGGTAAACAATCCATTGATGGTGATAATAATCAAACACCGCAAATGCTTGCTGCTTTACTCAATTGGCCACAAGCGACCTTCGCATCAAAACTTAATATAAATGGCCGAGCTGTAGAAGTCACACGTGAAATTGACGGCGGTTTGGAAACTTTGGCAATGGATCTTCCCGTAATAGTCAGTACCGATTTGCGTTTGAACGAGCCACGTTATGCCAGTTTGCCTAATATTATGAAAGCAAAGCGTAAGCCCCTTGACATCATCGAACTTGATTCTATGGGATTAAATTTGAAAGAGCATATTCAAGTGCTGACTGTGACTAGCCCGGCAGCTCGCTCTGGTGGGGTTAAACTAAATTCCATTGAAGAGTTACTCAATAAATTACAACATGAAGCCAAAGTGCTTTAA
- the galU gene encoding UTP--glucose-1-phosphate uridylyltransferase GalU: MMPIKKAVFPVAGLGSRFLPATKANPKEMLPVVDKPLIQYAVEEAVRAGINHMIFITSSSKRAIEDHFDHHFELEMRLKEQGKEALLEVVKNISPPGIQFTYVRQNQPLGLGHAVLCAEHIVGEEPFAILLADDLIDDSKLPCLSAMVNYFHKDGHSVMAVQPVPWHDVHQYGVARVEDAGANYSPIVTIVEKPKTESAPSNLAAVGRYIFTPAIFSCLKQISPDHRGEIQLTDGIQRLLAEQKVQAYQFHGKRYDCGSKLGYLQATVELSRLHPEIGEAFNDYLESLNEC; the protein is encoded by the coding sequence ATGATGCCAATAAAAAAAGCTGTTTTTCCTGTAGCAGGTTTAGGATCCCGGTTTTTACCAGCGACTAAGGCAAATCCTAAAGAAATGCTGCCTGTAGTAGATAAGCCGTTGATTCAATATGCTGTTGAGGAAGCTGTGCGTGCTGGCATTAATCATATGATTTTTATTACTAGTTCAAGTAAACGCGCAATTGAAGATCATTTTGATCATCATTTTGAATTAGAAATGCGGTTGAAAGAACAAGGCAAAGAAGCTTTACTTGAGGTAGTAAAAAATATTTCGCCACCAGGTATACAGTTTACGTATGTCAGGCAGAATCAGCCTTTAGGTCTGGGGCATGCAGTACTGTGCGCTGAGCACATAGTGGGAGAGGAGCCTTTTGCTATTTTGTTGGCAGATGATCTGATAGACGATTCCAAATTACCTTGTCTTTCTGCGATGGTTAATTATTTTCATAAAGATGGTCATTCAGTGATGGCAGTTCAACCAGTACCTTGGCATGATGTTCATCAATATGGTGTGGCTCGCGTTGAGGATGCTGGCGCAAATTATTCTCCGATTGTGACGATTGTTGAGAAACCAAAGACAGAGTCTGCTCCCTCTAATCTTGCTGCTGTAGGGCGTTATATTTTTACTCCAGCAATTTTTTCCTGCCTGAAGCAAATATCGCCTGATCATCGCGGGGAAATTCAATTAACTGATGGTATTCAACGGTTGTTAGCTGAGCAAAAAGTCCAGGCTTACCAATTTCATGGCAAACGTTATGATTGTGGTTCAAAACTAGGTTATTTGCAGGCCACAGTGGAATTAAGCAGGCTACATCCAGAGATTGGAGAAGCCTTTAATGATTATTTAGAGTCTTTAAACGAATGTTAA
- a CDS encoding glycosyltransferase family 39 protein, with the protein MRKSSYWLERPAVILFFLTLLILFIRLFLRGNSLELDEAEQVIVAQQLLPGYPDQPPFYSWLQYLFFKLVGFNLLSLVLLKCSLLFGCFYYFHQICRLHCPNNTLAWCTTLAWALIPAISLDLIKDNTHSVLVLFAACLTWYWFIAPSRLPKTVWYLIFGLIIGIGFLSKFNYLLFLSILLLSAISIDNYRIKLIHPGMLLTLVAALALASPYIFWLSEHPGIGLHARSKLMPDNKQSSFGLIEFGKAILFFASPVLLFTTIFFPFKHWQLRQTARNYLLLRYHLISLPLLASIIFFAGISNFATRWLIPILFLCPLCIFSQVQLKPELTTKIRSFAVICLLVQLIFFGILINRGHSEHNKYNQFPVNETVQAIKADRFKVDYIVSDSYWLLGNLMLKLGIKNGWYLHPASPFSLPKGKLLLVWQSPQLPVWVNTLMPPPSKAINWVENPGNSLIVTGRTYYVT; encoded by the coding sequence ATGAGGAAATCTTCTTATTGGCTTGAGCGACCAGCAGTTATTCTTTTTTTTCTTACTCTTCTTATTCTGTTCATTCGACTTTTCTTGCGTGGCAACTCACTTGAATTAGATGAAGCAGAGCAAGTCATTGTGGCGCAACAACTCTTACCAGGATATCCTGATCAGCCTCCTTTTTATTCCTGGCTGCAATATCTTTTTTTCAAGCTAGTTGGTTTTAATTTATTAAGTCTTGTTTTATTAAAGTGCAGTCTTTTATTTGGCTGTTTTTACTATTTTCATCAAATTTGTCGCTTACATTGCCCGAATAATACCTTGGCCTGGTGTACTACCTTAGCTTGGGCACTGATACCGGCTATTAGTCTTGATCTGATAAAAGACAATACCCATTCAGTCTTGGTCTTATTTGCCGCCTGCCTTACCTGGTATTGGTTCATCGCACCTTCACGCCTGCCCAAAACAGTTTGGTATCTAATTTTTGGTCTTATTATCGGCATAGGATTTCTTTCCAAATTTAATTATCTTTTGTTTCTTTCTATCTTATTGCTGAGTGCAATTTCCATTGATAATTACCGTATTAAATTAATCCATCCAGGTATGCTATTAACCTTAGTGGCAGCCCTTGCTCTTGCAAGTCCTTATATTTTTTGGCTGTCTGAACACCCTGGTATTGGCTTACATGCCCGATCCAAGTTAATGCCTGACAATAAGCAATCTTCGTTTGGCCTTATAGAATTCGGTAAAGCAATCCTGTTTTTTGCTTCTCCAGTCTTGCTCTTTACAACTATTTTTTTTCCATTCAAGCATTGGCAACTACGTCAAACTGCCAGGAATTATTTACTTCTACGTTACCATTTAATTAGTTTACCCTTGCTTGCTTCAATTATTTTTTTTGCGGGTATTAGTAATTTTGCAACACGCTGGCTTATTCCAATCCTATTTTTATGCCCACTGTGTATCTTCAGCCAAGTGCAACTAAAACCTGAGTTAACCACCAAAATACGCTCTTTTGCCGTAATTTGTTTATTAGTCCAACTCATTTTCTTTGGTATCCTAATTAATCGCGGTCACTCAGAACATAATAAATACAATCAATTTCCTGTCAATGAAACAGTACAAGCAATCAAAGCAGATCGCTTCAAGGTGGATTACATTGTCTCTGACTCCTATTGGTTATTAGGAAATCTCATGTTGAAACTCGGCATTAAAAATGGCTGGTATCTGCATCCTGCCTCTCCGTTTTCTTTACCTAAAGGTAAGCTACTCCTTGTTTGGCAAAGCCCGCAATTACCTGTGTGGGTAAATACCTTAATGCCACCTCCGTCGAAAGCAATAAATTGGGTGGAAAATCCTGGAAACAGCTTAATCGTAACTGGACGAACTTATTATGTTACCTAG
- a CDS encoding lipid-A-disaccharide synthase N-terminal domain-containing protein, with protein MNGDYLWLTIGFIGQGIFSARFVVQWLISEKVKRSVIPVAFWYLSLLGGLTLLVYSIYKQDPVFILGQSTGVFIYARNLYLIQRERSSRMTKKLKQVS; from the coding sequence ATGAACGGTGATTATCTGTGGCTCACTATTGGTTTTATTGGTCAGGGAATTTTTTCTGCACGTTTTGTCGTACAGTGGCTGATTAGTGAAAAAGTGAAGCGAAGTGTTATTCCTGTCGCTTTTTGGTATTTGAGTTTATTGGGTGGTTTAACATTATTGGTCTATTCGATTTATAAACAGGATCCTGTCTTTATATTAGGACAATCGACCGGTGTTTTTATCTACGCACGCAACCTTTATTTAATTCAGAGAGAGCGTTCTTCCAGGATGACAAAGAAACTAAAACAGGTATCGTAG
- a CDS encoding glycosyltransferase family 2 protein: MASMQVALSIIIPVYNEVDNVEPLYEEIVATLSATDFLYEVIFVDDGSRDGTIEKLDSLSQRYSNCRVVYHKRNFGQSAAFLSGAQAARYALLVTLDGDGQNDPADIPRLVEQVQDFRTVVLGNRKKRDDNYLRKLSSRIGNGVRQRFLDDGCPDTGCSLKLFPREAFLALPHFNHLHRFLPALFKRAGFKLVNLPVNHRPRRHGVSKYGVMNRLFVGIHDLIGVRWLLKRPCAPEVSTHER; encoded by the coding sequence ATGGCTTCTATGCAGGTTGCTTTGTCGATTATTATTCCTGTTTATAATGAGGTCGATAATGTTGAACCATTATATGAGGAAATTGTAGCGACGCTTTCAGCGACAGACTTTCTTTACGAAGTCATTTTTGTTGATGATGGCAGTAGGGATGGTACGATAGAAAAACTTGATTCGTTATCACAACGTTACAGTAATTGTCGTGTTGTTTATCATAAGCGAAATTTTGGGCAGAGTGCGGCTTTTTTGAGTGGCGCCCAAGCAGCTCGATATGCTTTGTTAGTTACGTTGGATGGTGATGGACAGAATGATCCTGCCGATATTCCGCGACTTGTGGAACAAGTACAAGATTTTCGTACAGTAGTTTTAGGCAACCGTAAAAAAAGGGATGATAATTACTTAAGAAAATTATCTTCGCGTATCGGTAATGGTGTACGGCAGCGTTTCCTTGATGATGGCTGCCCTGACACAGGGTGCAGTTTAAAACTGTTTCCTCGAGAAGCTTTTTTAGCTTTACCTCATTTTAACCATTTGCATCGCTTTTTACCGGCTTTGTTTAAAAGAGCTGGATTTAAATTAGTTAATTTACCCGTGAATCATAGACCGCGCCGCCACGGCGTATCTAAATATGGTGTTATGAATCGACTATTTGTTGGTATTCATGATTTAATTGGCGTGCGCTGGTTATTAAAGCGTCCTTGTGCCCCGGAGGTTTCTACACATGAACGGTGA
- a CDS encoding phosphatase PAP2 family protein has translation MSPFDRLLAVMTKPWVAMLYIGFVVLSFLYLDKPIAQYFYSIDLKENLPLLTWLTKLGLGLIYMVGFFVLALFFRYIRQNSEWEARAWFLFMCVTIPGVICVFLKALLGRARPDMWFDEQLYGFFGFKTNAYFWSFPSGHTTTVIGAALGLSILFPRYFYAFILAGLTIAFSRVFLTHHYLSDVLTAGYLTLLEVGILLCILRRKSWLAPAWGHTVQ, from the coding sequence ATGTCGCCCTTTGATCGTTTGTTGGCTGTAATGACTAAGCCCTGGGTCGCGATGCTCTATATTGGTTTCGTTGTTTTGTCCTTTTTGTATCTTGATAAACCTATTGCCCAATATTTTTATTCAATTGATTTAAAAGAAAATTTGCCGTTATTGACTTGGTTAACAAAACTGGGTTTAGGTTTGATCTATATGGTTGGATTTTTTGTTCTTGCACTTTTTTTCCGCTATATACGGCAAAATAGCGAGTGGGAGGCGCGCGCCTGGTTTTTATTTATGTGCGTTACCATACCTGGAGTCATTTGCGTATTTTTGAAGGCATTATTAGGACGAGCCAGACCAGATATGTGGTTTGACGAGCAGTTGTACGGTTTTTTTGGTTTTAAAACCAATGCCTATTTTTGGTCCTTTCCATCTGGACATACAACCACAGTTATAGGTGCAGCCTTGGGCTTAAGTATTCTGTTCCCACGTTATTTTTATGCCTTTATTTTGGCTGGTTTAACCATTGCGTTTTCCCGCGTTTTTCTTACCCATCATTATCTCAGTGATGTTTTGACGGCGGGTTACCTCACTTTATTAGAAGTTGGGATCTTGCTGTGTATTTTGCGACGCAAATCATGGCTGGCTCCGGCTTGGGGACATACGGTACAATAA